Proteins from a genomic interval of Trichocoleus desertorum ATA4-8-CV12:
- the crtI gene encoding phytoene desaturase yields the protein MKIVVIGSGLGGLSAAIRLQAQGHQVTVVEKRDQPGGRASVFEQDGFTFDAGPTIITAPYLIQELFELSDRNIEDYVTLVPLDPFYNVRFEDGSVFHYNGDREFLLEQIRQFSPADVAGYQRFYQASTQVFEKGLPLMTQPFGHFTDMLKVAPDMLQLQSFKSVAGFVNQYIQDERLRQVFSFHPLLIGGNPFQSTSVYAMIHKLEQAFGVWFAMGGTGALVQALVRLFQELGGELQLNCEVAEILIDAKTQRATGIALKSGELLPSDAVVTNADVASTYLNLVPSQFRRKYRDRHVQNLRYSMSLFVLYFGTNRRYDQMAHHEILMGPRYREWMVDLFERKHLASDFSLYLHRPTATDPTLAPPGCDAWYALAPVPNLDGPTDWQERTQPVVPFRKGRRKKNERQ from the coding sequence ATGAAGATTGTGGTGATTGGCAGTGGGTTGGGTGGTCTCTCGGCAGCCATCCGGCTCCAGGCGCAGGGACACCAGGTGACGGTTGTGGAAAAGCGGGATCAACCCGGAGGGCGTGCCTCTGTGTTTGAGCAAGATGGATTCACCTTTGATGCAGGCCCTACGATCATCACAGCTCCTTACTTGATTCAGGAGCTCTTCGAGTTGAGCGATCGCAACATCGAGGATTACGTCACCTTAGTACCGCTTGACCCCTTCTACAATGTCCGCTTTGAAGATGGCTCCGTCTTCCACTACAACGGCGATCGCGAGTTCCTGCTAGAGCAAATCCGCCAGTTCAGTCCTGCTGATGTGGCGGGCTATCAGCGCTTCTACCAAGCATCCACTCAGGTGTTTGAGAAAGGACTGCCCCTGATGACTCAACCCTTTGGCCACTTCACGGATATGCTCAAGGTTGCCCCGGATATGCTGCAATTGCAGTCCTTCAAATCTGTCGCAGGGTTTGTGAACCAGTATATTCAGGATGAGCGGCTGCGGCAGGTTTTCAGCTTCCACCCACTACTGATTGGAGGTAATCCGTTTCAAAGTACGTCCGTCTATGCCATGATTCACAAACTAGAGCAAGCCTTTGGCGTTTGGTTTGCCATGGGTGGTACCGGGGCTTTAGTCCAGGCTTTGGTGCGGCTGTTTCAAGAACTGGGTGGAGAGCTACAGCTCAATTGTGAAGTGGCAGAGATTTTGATTGATGCTAAGACCCAACGGGCTACGGGCATTGCGCTCAAGAGCGGGGAGCTGCTTCCATCTGATGCGGTCGTTACCAACGCCGATGTGGCCTCGACCTACCTGAATTTGGTACCGTCTCAGTTTCGCCGCAAGTATCGCGATCGCCACGTACAAAACCTGCGCTATTCGATGTCCTTATTTGTCTTGTACTTTGGGACCAATCGCCGGTATGACCAAATGGCGCACCATGAGATATTGATGGGTCCGCGTTACCGTGAATGGATGGTGGACTTGTTCGAGCGCAAGCACCTAGCCTCCGACTTCTCGCTCTACCTGCATCGTCCGACAGCGACCGATCCCACTCTGGCCCCACCCGGTTGTGATGCTTGGTATGCCCTGGCACCTGTGCCCAACCTGGATGGCCCCACCGATTGGCAGGAGAGGACCCAGCCGGTAGTGCCATTTAGGAAAGGACGTAGAAAAAAGAACGAGAGACAATAG